The genomic stretch ACACGCAACCCGTGCTCAAGCACGCGACTTTCAATATCAGATCCCACGGGATCTTTGAGCGTAGCCACCTGGCGCACATCTGCTGCAAGTTTGGCGATGCGGGCCTTGGTAAGCAACAAACGGTCAAGCAAAGCCTCACTCAGGCCTTTGTTTTTACCATCTTCAATGTCGAGTGCATTGGCTTGCAAGACGTGACTGGCCTGTGCTTCCAGTGCGTCTGCGATGGCAAGCAAGGCATCATTTTTTTGCGCTGTTTTGAGTACGGCAAGCGCGCGACTCGCCGCCTGTGCCTGTTTGCCGATGGCTTGCAGATCAGTAATTACTTCCATGTCTGTGCGTCTTCAATAAGGAGAATGAGATCATCGCGGTGCACTGCCGGCCCGTACCAGTATCCCAGAAAATCGGAAATTTCTTCATGGCGCAGCCCTTTTACTTTCAGGAGATCCACGCCGTCATAACGTACAATGCCGCGGGCCACTTCCTCTTCATCAGGTCCTTTGACCATTACAGTATCTCCGCGAACAAACGACCCTTCAATAGCGGTAATGCCTTCTGACAAAAGGCTACCCCCAGTCGACTTGAGTGCCTCAACGGTTTTTGCGTCAACATGCAGGGTACCAACCGGGGAGGGACCGGCAAATATCCAGCGCTTACGCTGATCAAGGGGGTTGGCAAGGGCCGGAAAACGCGTCCCGACAGCTTCACCGCCGGCAATGCGCAGAATTACATTTTCTGCGCTACCTGCCGCTATAACTACATCGATGCCGGCGCGGCGGGCCACATCGGCTGCCTGTAATTTGGTAGCCATACCACCTATACCGAGCCCACTTACACTTTCGCCGGCGAGGCCGCGCAGCGTTTCGTCAATCGTGTGCACCTCAGGAATAAGTTGCGCCTCCGGGTCTTTACGTGGATCTGCAGTAAACAATCCAGGCTGATCGGTTAACAAAATTAGCAGGTCGGCTTCAGCAAGCAAGGCAACCAAAGCCGACAGGTTATCATTATCCCCAACTTTGATCTCTGCTGTTGCTACAGCATCGTTTTCATTTACAACAGGCACAACGCGGTTGTTGATGAGTTCGTGGAGCGCGTCGTGTGCATTCAGAAATCGTTCGCGATCCTGTACATCAGCACGCGTCAACAACATTTGGCCGACGTGAATCTGGTAAATTTCGAAAAATTTCTCCCACGTCCGCATAAGTCCGCTTTGGCCTACCGCAGCCAGCATCTGGCGTACGGCCATGGTTTCTTCCAACTTGGGAAAGCCCATTTTCTCACGGCCGGCAGCAATGGCACCAGACGAACACAGTATAATTTCACTTCCCTGCTGGTGTAGTGCAGCGCACTGCCTGACGAGTTCAACCATATGCGCCCGATCGAGGAAGGCCGTGCCCCCTGTCAGTACGCTCGTTCCCAATTTGACAACTATACGCTTGTACATGGCCTGATGTACCTGGTAGAAAGATCTGCTAAATACCCCGATAGCGGAGTATAATCCTCTGTATCGGTGTTACTTAAGGATTCGTTACAGCTACTTTTGCGTGCAGGTAGTTTACTTTCTCGATGATCTCCCCTGTTGCAAATTCAACCTCTTCTTCCGTAGTAAATCGCCCAAAGCTTATGCGAAGCGTAGCATAAGCCTCCGCATCGGTTAATCCCATGGCTTTGAGGACGTGGCTCGGATTTCCGGTACCAGTTGAGCAAGCGCTGCCGGTTGACATAGCAAGGCTCCGGAGCTCAGTTACTAGATTGGCTGCAGTCACGCCCGGAAATGCCAGATTAGAGACGTGCGGCAAGCGTGGGGCACCGCCGCCATTAATTTTGACAAACGGTAGCGCATCGGTAAGTTGTTGTTCAAAACGGTCGCGCAGGGTAGCAAGCCGGCTGGCTTCAGCGTCACCTTCTTCAGTTGCAATTCGCGCGGCTGCGCCAAACCCCACAATACCGGGCACATTGGTTGTGCCGGCACGCATGCCGTCTTCCTGGGATCCCCCGTCGATAAGCGGCACCAAACGCACACGCGGATTACGCTTGCGTACAAACAGTCCACCAATGCCTTTCGGGCCATACAGTTTGTGTGCGGTGCAGGTAAACAAATCTACCTCAGAGGCATCAACAGGGATTTTGCCATAAGCTTGCGTAGCATCTGTCATAAATAAGATGCCCCGTGACCGCACCCGCGAGGCGAGTTCACGAACTGGCTGAATAACGCCTGTTTCATTGTTTGCCCACATAACAGAAACAAGTATCGTCTCCTCGGTAATTGCCGCCTCCAGTTCATCCGGATCAACCAACCCGTTGACATCTACGTCAAGCATTGTTGTCTCGATACCTTCGCGAGCAAGTACTTTGCAGGCATTTAATACGCCTTTATGCTCTGTCTTCACCGTGACAATATGATTGCCCTTCTTCCGATAGGTCGTAGCAACGCCTTTGATCGCTGTATTCAACGACTCGGTGGCTCCGCCTGTAAAATAGACGGCTGCTGAATCCGCTCCCATCAAATCAGCTACAGATGCGCGGGCAATTTTCACAGCCTCTGCTGCGGCCCATCCAAACGCATGCCCCTTGCTTGATGCATTGCCGTAATGCTCGGTAAAAAAGGGTACCATTGCTTCAACCACACGAGGATCTACCGGCGTGGTGGCATTATAGTCTAGATAAACGGGACGTTTCATAGGCGTTTATGGATGGTTTGTTATTTATACGATCCAAATAAACATAAGTACCCCGCTGCACAGGTAGGGATTTGTACAACAGGTGCAAAGATCCTATCGACAAAGAATTTCCCTATCTTCCTGCATCATCCGCTTACACACCGATCAGCAAACCCATGATAGCGAGACAAACTACCTACCTGCTACTGCTAGGTATCTTTTTCTTCTTCATCCCGGTGGCCCTGGGCCAGGTAAAACCGGCACCAGAGCGGGCAGAAGGCGAAGGCCCATACGATCGCCTCATTCTACGGGGAGGCATTGTTATTGACGGTACCGGAGCACCTCCGGTTGGTCCGGTAGACATCGTGGTAGAACAAGACCGGATTGTCCAAATAAGGCCCGTTGGTTACCCTGATGGGGCTGGAGACAATTTGTATAACCAAAACCGGCCAGAAGCGGGAGATAAAGAAATTGATGTAAGCGGGATGTACATCTTGCCGGGATTTGTTGACATGCACGGGCATACTGGTGGGCGGAGTCAGGGTACGCCGGCTGAGTATGTATTAAAGCTCTGGATGGCCCACGGGATCACGACGGTTCGCGAGCCGGGAAGCGGGAATGGTATCGACTGGACCCTTGAGCACCGTGAAAAAAGTGCGGCTGGGGAAATAACAGCACCTCGTTTCTTCGTGTACGCGCGATTTGGGACGGGCTGGGACAAGCGTATTGTTACGCCAGATGATGCGCGCGAATGGGTTCGGTTTGTTAAGCAAAAAGGAGCTGACGGCATCAAGTTTGGCGGCGCGGCGCCCGAGTTGCTGCAAGCTGCGTTGGACGAAGCCAACAAGCTAGGGCTGGGTACTGCGATGCATCACGCCCAATTGTATGTTGCCCGCGCCAATGTGCTCGACTCAGCTACCTGGGGCCTCACAACCATGGAGCATTGGTATGGCTTGCCCGAAGCGCTGTTCACAGATCGTACGGTACAGGATTTTCCACTCGACTACAACTACAACAACGAGCAGCACCGTTTCGGCGAAGCCGGTCGGTTGTGGGAGCAAGCCGCCGAGCCATTCTCCAACCATTGGAACGTAGTAATGGACTCCCTGATTTCGCTTGACTTCACCCTCGTCCCAACCATGACAATCTATGAAGCAAGCCGTGACCTGATGCGCGCGATGCGTGCTGAGTGGCATGCCGAATACACCTTACCTTCTCTCTGGAATTTCTATACACCAAGCCGGCGGGCACATGGGTCGTACTGGTTTTACTGGGGTACCGAAGAAGAAATCAATTGGAAAAAGAACTACCAGTTGTGGATGACTTTTCTGAATGAATACAAAAACCGGGGGGGACGTGTTGCTACTGGAAGCGACTCGGGCTTCATCTACAAGCTATACGGGTTTGACTATATCCGTGAACTGGAGCTCCTGCGCGAATCGGGCTTCCATCCCCTTGAAGTGATCTGGTCGGCTACGCTGAAAGGCGCAGAAGCCCTTGGGGCAGCGGATGACATTGGCAGTATTCAGACAGGCAAAAAAGCCGACTTTGTCATTCTAGAAGAAAATCCGCTGCAAAACCTCAAAGTGCTTTATGGTACAGGCACTATTAAACTCAACGATGAGACCGGCGCTGTTGAGCGCGTTGGAGGCGTCAAATATACCATCAAAGATGGCGTGATTTACGATGCTAAACAAATGCTGGAAGATGTAAAAGCCATGGTACGGGCAGCAAAAACGGAAGCAGGCTTGTCTCCAGATAAACCCCTTCCGGATCCATCTACAGGTAAATAACGGTATGAAATCAGGGGGGCGGGTGTCTACTTACCCAAACCCCTGATCTCATGAAATACGCACTCTTCACGGTAACACTTCTTTTTACAACAGCCTCTGCCGGCCAACCCATCGCGGATTCGTTGCTGGTTTGGGAAGGCTACTTTAGTCAGGGCCAAACGCAGGTTAGCATTTACCCCAACCCGGCTGATACAAGCCGTCCGTATACGCTGGTTTTACGCGAGCTTGCAACCAACAAAGGCCCATCAACGGTTGACGACCTGGCCTATCTGGCAGAAGAGGCCGGGCGTTCCTTTCAATTAGACCCGTCCAAAGTTAACTGGATTTTGCACTGGGGTGCCTTCAGTTTTGAGGGCGCCG from Bacteroidota bacterium encodes the following:
- a CDS encoding amidohydrolase family protein; this translates as MIARQTTYLLLLGIFFFFIPVALGQVKPAPERAEGEGPYDRLILRGGIVIDGTGAPPVGPVDIVVEQDRIVQIRPVGYPDGAGDNLYNQNRPEAGDKEIDVSGMYILPGFVDMHGHTGGRSQGTPAEYVLKLWMAHGITTVREPGSGNGIDWTLEHREKSAAGEITAPRFFVYARFGTGWDKRIVTPDDAREWVRFVKQKGADGIKFGGAAPELLQAALDEANKLGLGTAMHHAQLYVARANVLDSATWGLTTMEHWYGLPEALFTDRTVQDFPLDYNYNNEQHRFGEAGRLWEQAAEPFSNHWNVVMDSLISLDFTLVPTMTIYEASRDLMRAMRAEWHAEYTLPSLWNFYTPSRRAHGSYWFYWGTEEEINWKKNYQLWMTFLNEYKNRGGRVATGSDSGFIYKLYGFDYIRELELLRESGFHPLEVIWSATLKGAEALGAADDIGSIQTGKKADFVILEENPLQNLKVLYGTGTIKLNDETGAVERVGGVKYTIKDGVIYDAKQMLEDVKAMVRAAKTEAGLSPDKPLPDPSTGK
- the proB gene encoding glutamate 5-kinase, which produces MYKRIVVKLGTSVLTGGTAFLDRAHMVELVRQCAALHQQGSEIILCSSGAIAAGREKMGFPKLEETMAVRQMLAAVGQSGLMRTWEKFFEIYQIHVGQMLLTRADVQDRERFLNAHDALHELINNRVVPVVNENDAVATAEIKVGDNDNLSALVALLAEADLLILLTDQPGLFTADPRKDPEAQLIPEVHTIDETLRGLAGESVSGLGIGGMATKLQAADVARRAGIDVVIAAGSAENVILRIAGGEAVGTRFPALANPLDQRKRWIFAGPSPVGTLHVDAKTVEALKSTGGSLLSEGITAIEGSFVRGDTVMVKGPDEEEVARGIVRYDGVDLLKVKGLRHEEISDFLGYWYGPAVHRDDLILLIEDAQTWK
- a CDS encoding cysteine desulfurase family protein, encoding MKRPVYLDYNATTPVDPRVVEAMVPFFTEHYGNASSKGHAFGWAAAEAVKIARASVADLMGADSAAVYFTGGATESLNTAIKGVATTYRKKGNHIVTVKTEHKGVLNACKVLAREGIETTMLDVDVNGLVDPDELEAAITEETILVSVMWANNETGVIQPVRELASRVRSRGILFMTDATQAYGKIPVDASEVDLFTCTAHKLYGPKGIGGLFVRKRNPRVRLVPLIDGGSQEDGMRAGTTNVPGIVGFGAAARIATEEGDAEASRLATLRDRFEQQLTDALPFVKINGGGAPRLPHVSNLAFPGVTAANLVTELRSLAMSTGSACSTGTGNPSHVLKAMGLTDAEAYATLRISFGRFTTEEEVEFATGEIIEKVNYLHAKVAVTNP